GCGGGGTTCTTCCTGAGCGGGGTTTCAATCCACAAAAAAGTGCTGGAGAGGAGGTTCACATAATAAATGGAGAGTCAATCTAAAATCATGTGCTTGACGGTTTTCAATCCCGTCAGGAGCCACAGCGCAAAGAGGAGCCAGTACAGGGCGAAGCCGAGGGAGTCTATGGCCCCGATGCCGAAGGCGGTGCCCACGTTGTGGGTTGCGCTCACGTAGGCCCCAAGCGGGAAGATGAAGGCCCACCAGGCGAGGCTGTAGGGCAGGTGGAGGTTTCTGATGTAGTGCAGGGTTATGGCTATCGCCATGAGGAGCCACCAGAGGCCAAAACCCCAGAGGATGAAGGCGAAGGCCTTGAAGGCTTCCGCCGCCACCGGCAGCATCTTGGTGAGGTTCAGCAGTGCCACCGCACCAGCCCCGAGCGGTCCGAGGTTTATCCAGACTGAGGGGGCCATCAGGGGCGGTAGAAGCTCGTGGGTTATGAAGCGCCTCATAACTATGGCGAAGAGTGCCAGATAGATGAAAAAGCCCGCGCCGAAGCCGAAGTAGTTGAGTGCTATGAAGATTCCCTTCCACGTTTCGGAGCTGGGGACGAAGGGCAGGGCAGTTAGGGGTATCACCATCAGGCCGACCGGCGGGATAAACCATGCGGGCGTCACGGTCTTAACGTCCACTCCCTCGCCTATGAAGAACAGGTACGGTATCAGCAGGGCAAAGAATATCACGAGGAGGCTCCCGAGAATCCAGAGCGGGAGGGCCATGCCTTTGTAGCCGACCATCGCCAGGTTCATGGCCACTATAGTCATCGCTATGGGCATGGTTCCGTAGAAGTGGCTAGTTACCGGGTGGTAGAGGTCTTTCTTCGCCTCCGCGGGATACCGAATCCACCTCAGGAGCCACGGTATCAGAAGAAGGAAGAATATGGTGGCGTTTAGGTATATCAGCCCCTTCGAGAGCGTTCCCAGCCACGTCAGCTTCGATGAGTAGGCTTTGCTCACGAGCGCCAAAGCTCCGGTACCCATAACGCTAGCGAACCAGCTCGGTGCGAAGTCTTTCACGTTCACTCTCATTTTCTTTCACCTGTGATGGCGTTCAGATGTGCACATTTAAGGTTTTCTGGACGTTCTGTTCAGACCCCCAAATGTCTGGGAAAGCCGTTATGCAATCAAGGCCATCAATGCTTGCAGTGTCCCTCTCTTTCCTTCTCCCGCTCTATCTTCTCCTTCCAGTAGGGGTCGACCTCAAGAACCTGCTCTATGAAGGCCTTAACGACGTCTTTGACGGGGCCGTAGGCACCGGTGACGACCTCGATGCCGAGCTGGTTGAAGAAGCCTATCGCCCTCTGTCCCATGCCGTAGGCGAGCACAACTTCCCCGCCGTGCTCCCTCACGAAGTGGGGCAGGTCTCCCGGCCCGTGCTCCTCGAAGGGAACCTTGACCACCTCCGCACCTTTTATCTCGTTGTTCTCCACGTCCACGAAGACGAAGTACCTGGCCCTTCCGAAGTGGCCGCTTACGCTGCTCTCCAGACCTTTATCATCCTCAGCTGGAATGGCTATCCTCATTTTTGCACCTCCATTCACATGAAATTTTTGTCAAATATAAACTTTGTGCATATGCACATGCTTTTACTCTCTGAATATCTCTCCAGTTGCAAGGTCTATGCCAATTTTCCTAACCTTCAGCTTCCAGAGCTTCTCGGGAGCGCCGCCGCCCTCCTCCCTGTAGCCGGCCATCTCGATTATCCCGGCGTCCTCAAGGGCCGAGAGGTGATAGTATAGCGTTGAACGCGGCAGATCAAGGCCCCTCTCCTGCAGGCCCTGGTAGATTTCGTTCGTCCCCTTAACGCCGTCACTCAGTATTTTGATGATGCTCCTCTTAGGTTCGGCCATCAGCGGCTTCAGGATCATCATGAGGCTCTTCAGGTTTCCCATCTCCCCCATCATCCATCTCGGCATCTCTATCACCCTTATCTGTTAGCTCCCAAACCTTATAAAATTACCGCCTTGGGGCAAATTTAACTCGAATATTATAGAAAGCTTTATAAATAATTTTGTGATATTACAAATTAAGAAAGTTGGAGGTGATTGAGATGCCGTTTGGAACTCCCGGATGGAAGTGGAAGGTTGGAAGGTTCGGCTACACCGTCGAGAAGGAGCCGGACTACGAGGAGATGAGGGCCAAGGCCAAGGAAGTCCTCTCAAAGGCAATCAAGGGAGCCGCTTGGAGGTGCCGCTGTGGAAGCCTTCACATCCCCCTCGTTGTTGAGGGGCAGATAATAGGCGAACTCTGGGAGGACGTTGACCCGAAGGAAGCCGAGGTAGGCGCCTACTGGTTTGGAAGGTGGGGAACCAAGGT
This window of the Thermococcus siculi genome carries:
- the tdt gene encoding TDT family transporter, producing the protein MRVNVKDFAPSWFASVMGTGALALVSKAYSSKLTWLGTLSKGLIYLNATIFFLLLIPWLLRWIRYPAEAKKDLYHPVTSHFYGTMPIAMTIVAMNLAMVGYKGMALPLWILGSLLVIFFALLIPYLFFIGEGVDVKTVTPAWFIPPVGLMVIPLTALPFVPSSETWKGIFIALNYFGFGAGFFIYLALFAIVMRRFITHELLPPLMAPSVWINLGPLGAGAVALLNLTKMLPVAAEAFKAFAFILWGFGLWWLLMAIAITLHYIRNLHLPYSLAWWAFIFPLGAYVSATHNVGTAFGIGAIDSLGFALYWLLFALWLLTGLKTVKHMILD
- a CDS encoding NifB/NifX family molybdenum-iron cluster-binding protein, whose protein sequence is MRIAIPAEDDKGLESSVSGHFGRARYFVFVDVENNEIKGAEVVKVPFEEHGPGDLPHFVREHGGEVVLAYGMGQRAIGFFNQLGIEVVTGAYGPVKDVVKAFIEQVLEVDPYWKEKIEREKEREGHCKH
- a CDS encoding helix-turn-helix domain-containing protein, coding for MPRWMMGEMGNLKSLMMILKPLMAEPKRSIIKILSDGVKGTNEIYQGLQERGLDLPRSTLYYHLSALEDAGIIEMAGYREEGGGAPEKLWKLKVRKIGIDLATGEIFRE